In one Pseudomonas sp. 31-12 genomic region, the following are encoded:
- the pqqE gene encoding pyrroloquinoline quinone biosynthesis protein PqqE: MNLIEQPPGPPLWLLAELTYRCPLQCPYCSNPLDFAQQGEELSTEEWIRVFREAREMGAAQLGFSGGEPLVRQDLAELIKAARDMGYYTNLITSGIGLTEQKVRDFKVAGLDHIQISFQAADEQVNNMLAGSRKAFAQKLAMARAVKAQGYPMVLNFVTHRHNIDQIAQIIDLCLELEADFVELATCQFYGWAELNRVGLLPTREQLQRAERITNEYRERLEAEGHPCKLIFVTPDYYEERPKTCMNGWANLFLDITPDGTALPCHSARQLPVEFPNVREHSIAHIWTESFGFNRFRGDDWMKEPCRSCDEKHKDLGGCRCQAFMLTGDAENADPVCSKSAHHGVILKARDEADAPGHGMEHLTLRNEKASRLIYRG, translated from the coding sequence GTGAACCTGATCGAACAGCCACCCGGGCCGCCCTTGTGGTTACTGGCGGAGCTGACGTATCGCTGCCCGTTGCAATGCCCGTATTGTTCCAACCCGCTGGATTTCGCCCAGCAGGGTGAGGAATTGAGCACCGAAGAATGGATTCGGGTGTTCCGCGAAGCTCGGGAGATGGGCGCCGCGCAACTGGGCTTTTCCGGCGGGGAGCCGCTGGTGCGTCAGGACCTGGCCGAGCTGATCAAGGCTGCGCGGGACATGGGTTACTACACCAACCTCATCACCTCGGGCATCGGCCTGACCGAGCAAAAAGTCCGCGACTTCAAGGTCGCCGGGCTGGACCACATCCAGATCAGCTTTCAGGCCGCTGACGAGCAGGTCAACAACATGCTCGCTGGCTCGCGCAAGGCCTTCGCCCAGAAGCTTGCCATGGCACGGGCGGTGAAAGCCCAGGGTTACCCGATGGTGCTGAATTTCGTCACCCACCGGCACAACATCGACCAGATCGCGCAGATCATCGACCTGTGTCTGGAACTGGAAGCGGACTTCGTCGAACTGGCCACGTGTCAGTTCTACGGCTGGGCCGAACTCAACCGCGTCGGCCTGTTGCCGACCCGCGAGCAATTGCAGCGTGCCGAGCGCATCACCAACGAATACCGTGAACGTCTTGAGGCCGAGGGCCATCCCTGCAAACTGATCTTCGTCACCCCGGACTACTACGAAGAACGCCCCAAGACCTGCATGAACGGCTGGGCCAACCTGTTTCTCGACATCACCCCGGACGGCACGGCGTTGCCTTGTCACAGTGCGCGGCAATTGCCGGTGGAGTTTCCCAACGTGCGCGAGCACAGCATCGCGCACATCTGGACCGAGTCATTCGGCTTTAATCGCTTTCGTGGCGATGACTGGATGAAAGAACCGTGCCGCTCCTGCGATGAAAAGCACAAGGACCTGGGCGGCTGTCGCTGCCAGGCGTTCATGCTCACCGGCGATGCCGAGAATGCCGACCCGGTGTGCAGCAAGTCGGCACACCATGGGGTGATCCTCAAGGCTCGCGATGAAGCGGATGCGCCGGGGCACGGGATGGAACACCTGACGTTGCGTAACGAGAAGGCTTCGCGGCTGATCTATCGCGGCTGA
- the ercA gene encoding alcohol dehydrogenase-like regulatory protein ErcA: MSQSLSQLRKFVSPEIIFGAGCRHNVGNCAKTFGARKVLVVSDPGVIAAGWVADVEASLQAQGIDYFLYSDVSPNPRVEEVMLGAELYKENHCDVIVAVGGGSPMDCGKGIGIVVAHGRSILEFEGVDTIRVPSPPLILIPTTAGTSADVSQFVIISNQQERMKFSIVSKAVVPDVSLIDPETTLSMDPFLSACTGIDALVHAIEAFVSTGHGPLTDPHALEAMRLINGNLVQMIANPTDIALREKIMLGSMQAGLAFSNAILGAVHAMSHSLGGFLDLPHGLCNAVLVEHVVAFNYSSAPDRFKVIAETFGIDCRGLNHRQICGRLVEHLIALKHAIGFHETLGLHGVSTADIPFLSQHAMHDPCILTNPRESSQRDVEVVYGEAL; this comes from the coding sequence ATGAGCCAGAGTCTCAGCCAGCTGCGTAAATTCGTTTCGCCTGAAATCATTTTCGGTGCCGGTTGCCGGCACAACGTCGGCAACTGCGCCAAGACCTTCGGTGCCCGCAAGGTATTGGTGGTCAGCGACCCCGGTGTGATTGCCGCCGGTTGGGTGGCCGATGTCGAAGCCAGTCTGCAAGCCCAGGGCATCGATTACTTTCTGTATAGCGACGTTTCGCCCAACCCGCGGGTCGAGGAAGTCATGCTCGGCGCCGAGCTGTACAAGGAAAACCATTGCGATGTGATCGTCGCGGTCGGCGGTGGCAGCCCGATGGATTGCGGCAAAGGCATCGGCATCGTCGTCGCCCACGGACGCAGCATCCTTGAGTTCGAAGGCGTCGATACCATCCGCGTGCCCAGCCCGCCGCTGATCCTGATTCCGACCACCGCCGGCACCTCGGCGGATGTCTCGCAGTTCGTGATCATTTCCAACCAGCAAGAACGCATGAAGTTCTCCATCGTCAGCAAGGCCGTGGTGCCGGATGTGTCGCTGATCGACCCGGAAACCACCTTGAGCATGGACCCGTTCCTGTCGGCCTGTACCGGCATTGATGCGCTGGTGCATGCCATCGAAGCGTTCGTCTCCACCGGCCACGGGCCGTTGACCGACCCGCACGCGCTGGAAGCCATGCGCCTGATCAACGGCAACCTGGTGCAGATGATCGCCAACCCGACCGACATCGCCCTTCGCGAGAAGATCATGCTCGGCAGCATGCAGGCCGGCCTGGCGTTCTCCAACGCGATCCTCGGCGCGGTGCACGCGATGTCCCACAGCCTCGGCGGCTTTCTCGATTTGCCCCATGGCTTGTGCAACGCGGTGCTGGTGGAGCACGTGGTGGCGTTCAACTATAGCTCGGCGCCGGATCGCTTCAAGGTGATCGCCGAGACCTTCGGCATCGATTGCCGTGGCCTCAATCACCGGCAGATCTGCGGGCGTCTGGTCGAGCACCTGATCGCCCTGAAACATGCGATCGGCTTCCATGAAACCCTCGGTTTGCACGGGGTCAGTACCGCCGACATTCCGTTCCTGTCGCAACACGCCATGCACGACCCGTGCATCCTCACCAACCCGCGTGAGTCCAGTCAGCGTGATGTCGAGGTCGTCTATGGCGAAGCCCTCTGA